A DNA window from Enterobacter asburiae contains the following coding sequences:
- a CDS encoding PLP-dependent aminotransferase family protein, whose amino-acid sequence MSAPSQSAPHYRRIADMLRLTITSGALRAGDRMISARKLAERERVSLPTALEALRCLEAEGLIVARPRSGYYIRQTSQPARSTPGPVPVTMSAVARSLFSSAEARLIPLGAALPDPAWLPGDALQRALHSAGRRLDAHGQSYSLPPGRRDLRSKIAARSAQWGARFGADDLIITAGATQALRLALRAVCQPGDVVAIEQPAYFGTLLLLEDLGLKALAISTDPVEGLLLEPLADAIRCHRPAAVLASPTVQNPLGASMPVARKQELVALLEEAEIPLIEDDVYGDLVGEGQRPPACKAFDQSGNVIYCSSLSKTLAPGWRIGWIAAGRYSPQVLQARMAGEWAGAPLLEAATSEVLASGDYDRHLRRLKRRIAEGVRAVVAQVKASFPPGTRVNVPAAGFLLWVELPQRVNALEVHRRALALGIGVSPGPLFSPAAELTHFLRLNCANEPTPRLLNAVEQIGALCHELAAFTPDSPATR is encoded by the coding sequence ATGTCTGCCCCGTCCCAGTCCGCTCCTCACTATCGCCGTATTGCGGATATGCTGCGTCTTACCATTACGTCCGGCGCGCTGCGCGCCGGTGACAGGATGATCTCCGCGCGCAAACTGGCCGAACGCGAGCGCGTTAGCCTTCCGACGGCGCTGGAGGCCCTTCGCTGCCTTGAGGCTGAAGGGCTGATCGTTGCGCGCCCGCGTTCAGGCTATTACATCCGCCAGACCAGCCAGCCCGCGCGTTCCACGCCGGGCCCGGTCCCCGTCACAATGTCCGCCGTGGCCCGGTCGCTGTTCAGCAGTGCAGAAGCCCGGCTGATCCCGCTGGGCGCCGCCCTGCCCGATCCCGCGTGGCTGCCGGGAGATGCCCTGCAGCGGGCGTTGCACTCTGCGGGCCGTCGTCTGGACGCGCATGGACAGAGCTACAGCCTGCCTCCGGGAAGGCGGGATTTGCGAAGCAAGATTGCCGCGCGCTCTGCCCAGTGGGGAGCCCGGTTCGGCGCGGACGATCTCATTATTACCGCAGGCGCGACGCAGGCGCTGCGCCTGGCCCTTCGGGCCGTGTGCCAGCCGGGTGACGTCGTGGCGATTGAGCAGCCCGCCTACTTTGGCACGCTCCTGCTGCTGGAGGATTTAGGCCTGAAGGCGTTAGCGATCTCCACCGACCCTGTGGAAGGCCTGCTGCTGGAACCGCTGGCGGACGCCATTCGCTGCCACCGCCCCGCGGCCGTTCTGGCCTCGCCCACGGTGCAAAATCCTTTGGGTGCCAGCATGCCCGTCGCGCGCAAGCAGGAACTGGTTGCCCTGCTTGAAGAGGCTGAAATTCCTTTAATTGAGGACGATGTTTACGGTGACCTGGTCGGCGAGGGGCAACGCCCTCCGGCCTGCAAGGCGTTCGACCAGAGCGGGAATGTGATTTACTGCAGTTCCCTGTCCAAAACGCTTGCGCCCGGATGGCGAATCGGCTGGATCGCCGCCGGACGCTACTCCCCGCAGGTCTTACAGGCCCGCATGGCCGGAGAATGGGCTGGCGCCCCGCTGCTGGAAGCGGCGACGAGCGAGGTTCTGGCGAGCGGCGACTACGATCGCCATCTGCGGCGGCTGAAGCGCCGGATCGCAGAGGGCGTTCGCGCCGTCGTGGCGCAGGTCAAGGCGAGCTTTCCGCCCGGTACGCGCGTTAACGTGCCCGCTGCCGGTTTCCTGCTGTGGGTTGAACTGCCTCAGCGGGTCAACGCGCTGGAGGTGCACCGTCGCGCGCTGGCGCTGGGTATTGGCGTCAGCCCTGGCCCTCTGTTTTCACCTGCCGCAGAGTTAACGCACTTTCTGCGGCTGAACTGCGCAAACGAACCCACGCCCCGCCTGCTGAACGCCGTAGAACAGATTGGCGCGCTGTGTCACGAGCTGGCCGCTTTCACACCAGACTCTCCAGCCACTCGGTAA
- a CDS encoding LysR family transcriptional regulator has product MQINLFESIRIFIEIVESGSLSQAAENLQIHRPAVTKALQLLEQHSGTRLLQRTTRRISLTPDGEAFYRRSKPLLAQADELLESFGTDRAIHGQLRVDMPVSFATLRVIPNLPDFYRQHPEIDIILSSSDRRRDMLRDGLDCVLRVGELDDGEYIARKIGNIKITTCASPAWLAKHGTPETPDDLREHQAINWINNRSRQIHPWTFTTPEGIAEITLPGKLVVDNSEAYIAAGLAGLGLMQGMNLFLQPYIDRGLLVEVLPDYRSPDRKLSLLYPHRHLSRKVRVFTEWLESLV; this is encoded by the coding sequence ATGCAAATAAACCTCTTTGAATCTATTCGAATTTTTATTGAAATTGTTGAGTCAGGCAGTCTTAGCCAGGCGGCGGAGAATCTGCAGATCCATCGTCCGGCAGTCACCAAAGCGTTACAGCTTCTGGAGCAGCACAGCGGCACCCGGCTACTGCAGCGCACAACGCGTCGGATTAGCCTGACCCCGGATGGGGAAGCCTTTTATCGCCGGAGTAAACCCCTGCTGGCGCAGGCGGACGAATTACTGGAGTCGTTTGGTACGGACCGGGCAATACACGGCCAGCTGCGTGTGGATATGCCGGTCTCTTTTGCCACGCTGCGGGTGATACCTAATCTGCCTGATTTTTATCGTCAGCATCCTGAGATCGACATCATTCTGAGCAGCTCTGACCGCCGTCGGGATATGCTGCGGGATGGCCTGGACTGCGTGCTGCGGGTGGGAGAGCTGGACGACGGCGAGTATATCGCGCGTAAAATCGGGAACATCAAAATCACGACCTGCGCCAGCCCGGCCTGGCTGGCAAAGCACGGTACGCCAGAAACGCCGGATGATTTACGCGAACATCAGGCCATCAACTGGATTAATAACCGCAGCAGACAAATTCATCCGTGGACGTTTACCACGCCGGAAGGCATCGCGGAAATTACCCTGCCCGGTAAGCTTGTCGTGGATAACTCCGAAGCTTACATCGCGGCAGGTCTGGCCGGACTGGGGTTAATGCAGGGGATGAATCTCTTTCTCCAGCCTTACATTGACCGCGGTCTTCTGGTTGAAGTCCTGCCGGACTATCGCTCGCCGGACCGCAAGCTGTCACTGCTCTATCCACACCGCCACCTCTCCCGCAAGGTGCGGGTCTTTACCGAGTGGCTGGAGAGTCTGGTGTGA